In one Sulfitobacter sp. LCG007 genomic region, the following are encoded:
- a CDS encoding fasciclin domain-containing protein: protein MLATLGACATQLSRPGNIVSVASADDRFSALVAAVSAAGLVETLEGDGPFTVFAPTDAAFDALPAATVENLLRPENKDQLVSILTYHVVPGYYPARALALTRGPLTTAQGGTVFVDGTIGVRVDNAKVIVPDVAASNGVIHAIDRVLLP, encoded by the coding sequence TGCTTGCGCCACGCAACTGTCGCGTCCCGGCAATATCGTGAGTGTCGCTTCTGCGGACGACCGGTTCTCGGCCCTTGTGGCAGCCGTCTCCGCCGCCGGTCTGGTGGAGACGCTTGAGGGCGACGGACCGTTCACCGTCTTCGCGCCCACCGATGCTGCCTTCGACGCGCTTCCCGCGGCTACGGTGGAAAACCTTCTGAGGCCCGAGAACAAGGATCAGCTGGTTTCGATCCTGACCTATCATGTCGTGCCAGGCTATTATCCCGCACGTGCGCTGGCGTTGACGCGGGGTCCGCTCACGACAGCACAGGGTGGCACGGTTTTCGTGGATGGTACCATTGGTGTGAGGGTCGACAACGCGAAGGTGATCGTGCCGGACGTTGCCGCCTCGAACGGAGTCATCCACGCCATCGACCGCGTTCTGCTTCCCTGA
- a CDS encoding alpha-1,4-glucan--maltose-1-phosphate maltosyltransferase, with the protein MPAPRRKTEENPELQSLARSRLVIEAVSPDIDNGAFPAKAVSGWPMRIEADIYGDGHELFGAAVVGPDGAETPMEKLPNDRWAAEIRFDGNGPSHFTLIAWRDVWATWARDTARKKEAAQDISVEMKEAEGLLGMIKAERADAAALKALVRAARTGDAEMLLSDETSALMARIGPRVNVTHLGRDIPVWVDRERAAFSAWYELFPRSMGPKGQHGTLRDVIGHLPYVRDLGFDILYFPPIHPIGTTNRKGKNNTLKAEPDDVGSPYAIGSSAGGMDAVHPELGTLEDFDALVRAANEAGLEIALDIALNASPDHPWIEQHPDWFERRPDGTIKYAENPPKKYEDIVNFRYYLDNGEPNAPFWAAIRDLFLFWAEHGVLVFRVDNPHTKPFPFWQWIIAEVRRSHPGAIFLSEAFTRPKPMKRLAKIGFNQSYTYYTWRNTKAELTEYVTELTTQECRHYMRPNFFTNTPDINPYFNHNSGRAGFRTRVLLAGSLVGNWGMYSGFELCEADWLPPKDEYLNSEKYELKHRDFSAPGNITADVAFINALRRDNPAMKDFTNLQFFNAWDDRVLCYGRFDHAARNYLLFHVLIDPHAPAEFDFELPLWEFELPDEGAIEVQDAINGNRFTWFGKSHRLSLDPHDRPYAVWKLFPPGGAQ; encoded by the coding sequence ATGCCAGCGCCACGACGCAAGACGGAAGAAAATCCAGAACTCCAATCGCTGGCTCGATCGAGGCTGGTCATCGAGGCCGTGTCGCCGGATATCGACAACGGTGCCTTTCCGGCCAAGGCTGTCTCAGGCTGGCCGATGCGGATCGAGGCGGACATCTATGGTGACGGGCACGAACTTTTCGGCGCCGCCGTCGTGGGACCCGACGGCGCGGAAACGCCGATGGAGAAGCTTCCCAACGACCGCTGGGCGGCGGAAATCAGGTTTGACGGAAACGGCCCGTCGCATTTCACGCTGATCGCCTGGCGCGACGTCTGGGCGACATGGGCGCGCGACACTGCCCGCAAGAAAGAAGCCGCACAGGACATTTCGGTCGAGATGAAAGAGGCCGAGGGACTTCTCGGCATGATCAAGGCCGAGCGCGCAGATGCCGCTGCGCTCAAGGCGCTGGTCCGGGCAGCCCGCACGGGCGATGCCGAAATGCTTCTGTCCGACGAGACCTCGGCGCTCATGGCGCGGATCGGACCCCGGGTGAACGTGACGCATCTGGGTCGGGACATACCTGTCTGGGTTGATCGCGAGCGCGCGGCTTTCTCGGCATGGTACGAACTTTTCCCCCGCTCGATGGGACCGAAGGGTCAGCATGGTACCCTCCGGGACGTCATCGGCCATCTGCCCTATGTCCGCGATCTTGGCTTCGACATTCTCTATTTTCCGCCAATTCATCCGATCGGGACGACGAACCGGAAAGGCAAGAACAACACGCTCAAGGCCGAACCGGACGACGTTGGCTCTCCCTATGCCATCGGGTCCTCTGCGGGCGGGATGGATGCGGTCCATCCCGAGCTCGGCACGCTCGAGGATTTCGACGCGCTGGTACGCGCGGCGAACGAGGCAGGCCTCGAGATCGCGCTCGACATTGCGCTGAATGCCTCGCCGGACCACCCATGGATCGAGCAGCATCCCGACTGGTTCGAGCGGCGCCCGGACGGCACGATCAAGTATGCCGAGAACCCTCCGAAGAAATACGAGGATATCGTCAACTTTCGTTACTACCTCGACAATGGCGAGCCGAACGCGCCTTTCTGGGCGGCGATACGGGACCTGTTCCTGTTCTGGGCCGAGCATGGCGTGCTGGTCTTCCGGGTCGACAACCCGCACACCAAGCCGTTTCCCTTCTGGCAATGGATCATCGCAGAGGTGCGGCGCAGTCATCCCGGCGCGATCTTCCTCTCCGAGGCCTTTACCCGCCCCAAGCCGATGAAGCGTCTGGCCAAGATCGGCTTCAACCAGAGTTACACGTACTACACCTGGCGCAACACGAAGGCCGAGCTGACCGAATACGTGACCGAGCTTACGACGCAGGAATGCCGCCACTACATGCGGCCGAACTTCTTCACCAACACCCCGGACATCAATCCGTACTTCAACCACAACTCCGGCCGCGCCGGCTTCCGGACCCGCGTCCTGCTGGCTGGGTCGCTGGTAGGAAACTGGGGGATGTATTCCGGTTTCGAACTCTGCGAGGCCGATTGGCTTCCGCCCAAAGACGAATACCTGAACTCCGAGAAGTACGAGCTGAAACACCGCGATTTCTCGGCTCCCGGGAACATCACGGCGGACGTGGCGTTTATCAATGCTCTGCGACGCGACAACCCGGCCATGAAGGATTTCACCAACTTGCAGTTTTTCAATGCTTGGGACGACCGCGTTCTCTGTTACGGGCGTTTCGATCACGCGGCACGGAATTACCTGCTGTTCCACGTTCTGATCGATCCACACGCCCCGGCGGAGTTCGATTTCGAACTGCCGCTGTGGGAATTCGAGTTGCCCGACGAGGGCGCCATCGAAGTGCAGGATGCCATCAACGGCAATCGGTTCACCTGGTTCGGAAAGTCGCATCGCCTGTCGCTGGACCCGCATGACCGGCCCTACGCCGTCTGGAAACTCTTTCCGCCGGGAGGCGCCCAATGA